One Puntigrus tetrazona isolate hp1 chromosome 25, ASM1883169v1, whole genome shotgun sequence genomic window, GCCTGTTCGGATCATGCTGTTAATTTCTCGCAGCCGCTGTGagatgaagtaaaaaaatagtttaagaaTTATGTTCAGATGAATCTGAACAGGGAATAATGTTTTTGGTCCTTTACGTTAGATGGGCTGGAGCTGACGTAGTAGAAGATCTTGTCTCGAGGAGAAATTGGGCTGCCGGTCTTGTGTGGAGAAATGTAGATGGAGTGATTGTGGGACAGGAGGACCCGACGTGGAGAGCCAATGCGGAGTGATGGATAGGGACAGAGGGGAGGAGCTTCACTCTGAAAACACACGCGGTTATAGATAAAAAATCTCAATCTGAATCATCACTGAACTTACTAGAGAAGGACAATTATCTTTTAAAGGAAGAGTCTACTTTTTTGGAAATGGGTTCATTCttcaactcccccagagttaataagttgagttttaccatttttgaatcccaTTCAGACGATCTCCAGGTCTGGGCGATAgcatttttagcatagcttagcatagatcattaaatccgattagaccagtagcatcccgttcaaaaatgaccaaagagtttctatatttttactttttaaaactctctcttttttctaggtTGATATGATTATATGAGCCGATATGATAGTCCCATTCCGgagtaataatcaaggaagcaGCAGGCATAGTGGTATTGGTCTaactggattcaatgatctgtgGTAAAAACGTAATGCTAAAAGTATGCTAAAAACgttatcgccagacccggagatcggctgaatggattcaaaaacttTGAGAATGATTGAGAATTTCGAGTTGCTTTACAGCATAATGTGAATCTGTCTCATATTTGAAGATGTTTACATCAGCGATTCTGTTATTTTCCTGCTTTttactgtgaagctgctttgtgtatgtgttttttaaaaggtgCTGCGGAAAGAAGGGTGACCACTGCAAAAGTTACCCGGTTTTTTGGCGAGTTGCTGGAGTAACGCAGAGCGAATGGTTTGATCTGTTTGATGTAGACGTGGTTGTAGAAACGGATGAggtctcctctctcctcctcctgctcctgGGGGCCCCCAGGGGCCCGGGTCGGGGTGGATGGGGCGCTGCTGGGCTGGGGAATGGGCAGGGTGCTGTTGGAGCGCATGGACACGGGACTGCTCTCGCCGCTGgctaaaaaacagaaaaacaggaaGTCATTAAATATGCTACAAATGATTTCTACCTTCCCAGGGCTTGTAAAAGAGTCATATCAAAATTCACAATATATGATTATGCGGAACTATCAAAATTGTCAAAAACTTACCTTGTTCTTGTCCTCCCTCAGTGGGTGAACACTGTCTGtggatgttttcattgtttGAATGGCGTCTCTTTCTTCCAGAGATCAGCACACTCCTGTACACCTGAGATGCaatctttattaatattttcatcacATTAACTTCATCCTTACTGTACGCATGCATTAAATTACACTCACACTGCTGCTGGCCTGAGGTTGAGATCTGTAGCACTTCATGATGTTCTGAAAGGACTTATCCTCTTTCGTTACCTGGACAAAACAGTTAAAGCAGCCATTTTTCTTAATCTTTTGAAATCTTAATTTCAAGCATCAAACTGCACATTAACAAAAACTGCTACAAAAGACTGTCATTTAAATACCTTGGTCATGACGTAGATGGCACACATGAGGAGCTGGTCCAGATGTCGGTCCATCATGAGATCGGTGCAGTGCACTAGTGAATACTCGAAACATGTCCAGATTTTTCTGCGAAGATCTGTGCTGATGTCCAGTTTAGCACACAAGTCTCTGAGACGCACACTAGCAAGGTGATATACCTGATGGGGGAAAGAGGCATTGATTTTTCAATGGACAGTATAAGCAAGTTGATGGATATGACACTGTTAATGCATTTGGGTTTTGAAGAACTAGATcagctacacacacaaatgcataaaacCCATAGCAGATGTAGACAGGTGGTGCTGGTGGAGGCGGAGGGTTTCAGTAGAACGGATCTTACTGTACCTTACGAAAGAACAGGCAGAGAGAGCCGGTCTTCTGTGCTCGTTTGGTGGGAGTTCCCTGCTGAGGGCTCTTCCTGTCCTGTTTGGCAGGGCTGGGGCTGTTCTGGACTGTGCCTGTGGGTGTTGCCGTCAGCTGCTGGGCGGTCAGGGTGCCCGTCAGAGCCTGGGCGCTGAGCGTTGGCAGAGCCGCCCCACTCTGACCCGTCACGCTCACCTGCACCGGGATGAATGTAATGCCACCGCTCTCATTTGCTATTCCTATAAACAAAGATGTGAAAATATCCAAATTGTTGGATCAGCAGCATATCTTACATGATATCTCATTAATATGAgtgtcgttgttgttgttgtttttacatgtcttgcatttttaaagaagaaGATTCAATAGGTTTTTTTATGTGGCAATATCTACTGATTTATAAAGGTACTGATGATAAACTGATTGTTTTGTAGATAGCACCTTGAACAGGTATGGTGACTGTCTGGCCATTGTTTGCAGTGACGGTAGCTGTTGCCATCGTGACCACCGTCTGTCCAGCTGGAATGGGGCTGACCAGAGACGGCTGGGCCACTTTGACAGGTTGAGCAGGCTCAGATGTTGAATCTCCATCGACAAAGAGGCGGCGACAGGCCGTGCCAGTAGGGGGCGAGCTGTAGCGGTCGTGGAGAGATGTAGGAGATGGAGAAACTCCTGCTGGAGAAAAGGAAACGATATTACAGTatgattctttttattaaatgtataaaacttaGTCACAGGGCTTGTTTTTTCAAAGTAAGCTACCTTTTCCTGCTCCTGTGATATTACTGCTGAACTCACTCTTGGGAGTATGTGTGCTGCTTCCTGAACTGTCCTCCAGGTGTTGAGGAGGCATTACCTGTAATTCATTTCACACTTAAGAATATTCTATTATGTGATGTTTTAAAGTATCCTAAAATGCGTTTCTTTTCCCAAAGGGATAGCAAACATCACTGATCATGTTTATGTGGTTATATGCAGTTGCATTGTTCTGACCTCCTGGCAGGCAGGAACACAGTTCTTGGCTTCTCGGATGCTCTCCCACAGCGGGGAGTTTCCTTTCCACGCCAAAGATTCCAATACCTGCTCCTCAACATGGTTCAGATGTTTCACTACCTCCCGGAAAAGACCCTCCTCCGCCCGTACCAACACTTCAATCACCTGCGAGCGAGATAAAGAGGCTTTAACtttatgaatgaatgcataCAATTTTATGGTTGTTTTGTATCGCTAAATACCTTGTAAAAGTGATAAGCGGGAAGGTCAAAGATTTGCAAGACTCTGGGAAACTCTCCCGGTGGTCTATACGAGAAGATGACAATCTCCAGGCAGCAGACGATCAGTGACCGGTGAAATATATCTTGCTCTAGAATGCCCTGAGACACACAATATGATATTCATCTGACATAATTACCTAAAGTGTGCCTTATGGCTTAGTTAAGACTAGTTAAGTGATTTGTGTGAAGATGAAACCTACAGACAGGTCCATGTCTCCAAGTCTCTTCTTCTCCTGGTTGATGATCACCTCAAGTGATTTATAATAAAGTGCCTCGGCCAAGCAAAAATACTTCACTGCAACATCTGCGAAAACGGATGCCTcaattttttaatcaattatcaAATGATCATTGTTTGAATTTcacaatttaaagaaaaagtatGAAAGTATGAACATGCACACCTCTTGCTAGAGTCTTGTTATCGTCTCCTGTTCCTTCATAATTCTGAAGAAAAATCTCTGACATTTCCTTCAGTCTGGCTGCTATGGACTCACTGGGGTCTCTTACACATGATCTGTTACACGCAAACAGAAAATACCAAAATAACAGCAAGTTTCACTGTGACTTTCATGGGTCACTGGAATCACTGCAATCACAATCACTTCAATCCCACTTCACTGCAAACTTTACTAACATGTATTACTGGAATCCCAGtgattgttatattttttatggatTCTCTGGATTCTCCAACAGTTTTATTGGactttaaaattacaatgtTACTGAACTCTCTGTTTACTGGTCTCTCTCTAATCACAGTTTTATTGGACTCTCTGTTTACTGGCCTCTCTCAAATCACAGTTTTATTGGACTCGCTGTTTTACTGGCCTCTCAGAAATGGCCTTTCAATGGCCTCTCTGGAACCACAGTTTATATGGATTCTCTGGAATCACAGTTGTCCTGGACTCTCTGGAATcacattttacagaaatatctGCAATTATTGTTGGAATCACAGGACAATGGAATTAGTAAAAGAACATTCCAAGTGATTTCAGTAAACTGTAGTGCTTCCTGTAAACCAACAGTAAAGACAGGTACTTTGCTTCTTGAATTTGGGCGAATGCAGCAGATTGTGAGTAACACGGGAAGCTTGGGCTCACCTGAATAGGTCTCTGAGTCTCATGCTGGGTCTGTATTTGAATCCCGTAAGCAGTGTGTGCAGACGGCCCACGCTTTGCATTGCCATGGAAACGGGGGTACCCACACTGCTCTCTGGCACGTACCTTCTCCCTGTCAAAGGTGTGGACACTTTCAGAGCTGATGCCTGTGAAACAAACCAAATATTATATTGCTGTTCATTATTGGGAATTATGTTGATGTGCCTTTATGTCGCATACTGTCATCGAGTTCTGGAGGGGGTTGGTCAGTCGTTCCTGGTTCTCTATCCCTTCACACAAACAAGGTCCTGGGGTGCCGATGTCTTCTCTGGCCGCTTCTCCCAGAAATATCCTCTCGTCCAGAGAACCAGATGACAACACGTGTTCCTCATACACACGGTTCAGAGAAGCActgaagaaacagagagagCGACGACATTGTAAACTACAGGAGAAATGTTTCAGAAGCTTCATGCAGAGTTGGTGTTTAACTGAATAGAGACACTCACAGGCTGTCACCAAAATTCACCGGCTCCAAAAACCCTATCAGCGTGTCTTCTTTCCCCTTTAAAAcctgtgagagagaaaagataGAATATACCAAATGTTCCAAACAATTCCATGTAccaaatacttttaatattagaaataataaatacagtttattttctATAAGAAACAATGTTGGATGATATCATGTAAACTTTGAACAGCTGACTAGCCTAAAAAAGTGTATTATGTGTACAAGGGAACTATTATTTCCGTTATTTTTAAGCAGccatcttcagtgtcacgcaatccttcagaaaacatgtTCTTCAatatctgaaggatcgtgtgacactgaagactaaacagaggaataaattaaaatataaaaaagaacgTATTCTTTTGAAATGTACGTagttgtttattgttatttaattcaatgcatTCTTGGTGAGCCCAAAAGCAGTCTTCATCGTATGTCTAGTTCCAGTACCTTGCGCTCAAAGAGTTTCTTAATGAAGGGTTTCCAGAAATGCTCCTTTGCTCCTTTGGCCTCCAGCACCAGCCCATCATGAAGCTCACACAGCTTCTCTATGAAACATAATGAACCCGGGCCAGGCTTATAATCTTTACAGTTGAAGTCCTCAGGCAGCCCTGCGCACAAAACAACGTTTGATTGACCTTCTGAGATCTCCTACTGTCTGGACACAAATGCTTCAGTACTGTGTGGGGGACCTTTAAAAGCCGGGTTGAGCAGATCTTTCCGACTAGAGCACAGGAGAGCGTTGCAGTAAACCAGATCCAGAGCACACAGGAGCAGATGATAGGAGTTCACCAGATCATCACTGATCATTGGAAAATTTCCTACAGGAACAGAGGAGAGAACatgttttagtaaaatataaataattatatatgctAGAGTGGTGGTTCTACAATGAATTCCTACAGCTTTTGACTGTAAACACCTTTTTGGTTCTGGTTGGGATTTTTTTCCTCCACTGAAACAAAACCATCTGGTAAAGAGCTGTTAACAATGGTGTTGAGGAGGAACGCTTTGCTGGTCACACAACATATATCAAGCAGACAGGTGGCCAACTTTACGGCAACAACAGGAAAAGTCTGCACAAAAATTAACGTGTGCTGTTAGGCCACAATGCCTGGATtgatcatttcctgttttattcattttaagttacTGTAGCAGCCTGTACGATGCAAAGAATACATCGAGCCTGTGAAGCTACATGTGTACTCATAGAAAATCTTGAGTGTTTGATTGCTTTTCAGGTTTTTCTTGTCGCGGTTATAACATTGTTAAAGGGTTACAAGCGCATTTCTTACAAACGTTCTTCTAATCTTCTGTATTTTCACCcgaaacatatatattttatatattgccagaacattaaaatatttatttttctgattagattattatttaaaggatacaaaaagtacaaataatatCTTAAGGACACGTTgctctattatttttattaacaataattaatatcatTCATCGAGTAAGAATAATGGTAAATTCTATTGGCATGCATATTACAACGTGACTGTTCGTTAGCGTTTATACAGCACATAATAAttccttattctgcatgattgcATTTTAGATCCCTTCCCATCGCTAAACTAAGCGACTACCTTTTACCAACCgtcaataagcagcaaatcaggagTCTTACGAGAACGTTCTTCTAACATTTTCTCTCAACATTACGAAAATACACGTTAAATATGAATTAAGTAAAAGATTATTCCGTGAACATTACTAGCTTTGtccaaattatattttcttataaattaCATAGTCTAAAATCATGACTTGTATTTAATATTGACATATTGTCAGAATGCCCCGTTACAGAAATGTACGACTTTACATAATAATGGCGCGATTCATGAAGATTTGCGAATGAATTGTTCATACCGGCTTGGAAAATGACTCGAATGACTCACTGACAGAACTCAACTGATTGAATATTTTCTTGCGTGAGTTCACGTTTTCTATATGTTAATATGACCTACTACTTTTCCGTAATGTGGAAAATACAACCAGGGCAGACTGCATCCCACAGTGCAATGCATTCCGAGTCAATAACCTTCTGTTTGCGAATTCGAACTTAACTCTAGTCTCCCTACTGCTTTGACAGAACTGCTAAACCTGCAGGCCAGAAAACGAGTGCGCAATAAAACACAGCGTCAAGCTCAGCCGAATTAAGGTACTTACATGCATTTTCTCATTTCACTCCCCAGATAAAGCGACTCTGCATCTTTGACCAGCGGCAGGCTCTGAGTTGATCACAATGAGGGCTTTTGCTCCAGGATGGGACACAGAGGAACACGGCGGCCTGCTGGGCTCCACTCAAACACAGACAAGTCCCGACTTGTCATCTGGGCTGGTTGCTAAGTTAAGTGACGCATGAGACGCACGAGGAAATAATGCACTCAGCCGGCGTCCTCTTACGCTTTTTTTAGGTTTGACTTTAAATGTTTGtggtatttataaaaaaaatatcatgagCTCGGTTTGAGCTTCGTGCGTTGAGCTCGACGCGCAGCATAATAGGGCGTTAATAAGGAGACGGGAATAAGGACTCTAATGAATAATTCacgatttttgttttatttttaaagtgttttaaaatgaattttatgaTGCTATGAAAGCATTTAAGACCCTAGCCAGGGCACTAAAcgctatttaaatatgcatattttccaACAAATTATCTTTGCTAAAATGATGtcgaatatttatttatgccaaattacatctgtaaaacaaacactttcaaTATAGCATTAAATGAGAATAATGCAATGATtcgaattttttaattttgacaggGTCTTGAATGACGGATTATGCAATTGAAGCTGAAAACGCACTgggaaataaaaacagcacGACCTGAAAAACGTGACACGATTCACCATTTTCTGCTTGATTCATTTGTGAGATCTTACTGCAGCATGTCCGATCCCACAGCTCGATACGAACATAAGATATGTGACATTAATGAGCCGAAATTAGCCCGCAGCGTCACGCCGGTGGCTCTGCAGATGAGGTGGGCTTgtgtttacgtgtgtgtgtgtgtgaggaaacGCTCCGTCCCCGCTGGCCTCTGACCCGAATCAAACATGCCTGCGCAAGCCCGCATAATGAGCACGGGTCACATGATCCGAGCTCTCAGCGCTCAGCCAATGAGGGCCCGCCCTTCCGTAAGTCACTCCGCACGGCTCGCGACCCGCTTAAGAGACACCAGAAGAGGAACAATCCTGAGAAACACTGCGACTCCTCCCTCCTCATTACGGCAGGAGCTTTCCTCTAATCTCCTTCTGTCCGGTCTTTCTACCCCCGACCACAGTTGCTCAGCAGTGACTTATTACAACTTAAAAGTCTAGCTTTTACGAAATCAATATCCGATGCACTATGCAGACATGATGGAACTTTTCCGCAGATCTCAATTTCATGCTGAAGTTATTATTCAATTCTGAGCTCCCGTAATGCATTTCTGTTAAAGAACTCCTCACCTTTAGCGTGTATGAACAGGATCCAGCAGAAGTTGAAGACCTCGGTGACGGTGCAGGGATGTCGTCTGAGGACACAGGAAAGATCTGAGTTAGAGCTGTGCGTCTCCATTATCCAAGAGCTTTTATGTAATACGAATCAAAtccatatgcatatataaaccgATTGTTTGCACACTTCAGCAACCTGAAGCCCGAAGTACCTTTGTTTCCTGCCTCTGTGCGTTCTGGGTAATTCATCCGTGGGTGCCTTGAAGATGTCTTTAAACAAGGGCACGTATTTCTTAAAGATGACGGAGGTGACGGTGAAGTTCCTCTCCAGCTTCTCCGTGCTCTGCTGGAACTCTTTGGGCAGGTTGGCCATGTCCTGCCACttcttcattttattgaaaaactCAATCAGGCTGAAATAGACAATGAAGTTATTTAAACCTCAGCACAGCAAgcgttgcatttttttaaaaatgttcaccaGTCACCTTTATGTATATTTAGCACTTTTAACGATACAAATTGTGTCAAAGccgctttatttttttctaaaaaaaaaaaaaaaaattcataaagtcATTTTCACGTCTGTTTATgataatgatattattttaaaatattatcttcACAAAAATCATGCATCGGTTTGTAAAAAGCATGTTATAATCTCACagaaataacatatatatataataattaacactAAACCAAAATCTAACCCTGACGTTAAAAagtatatcaaaatatatatgtatatttttgaaattattaattatgtacccattaacattttaatttttctatgATTATTCAATAGCAACATTACACAACTGTATAGACTTCATCCATAATCTGCGGCTCACAAGCTATAAGAAGCTACACGTTTACCTCAAGAAGAAATGCAGCTCTGTATATCCCCAGCTAATCTTTAAGTTGTCTTGGGAACATCACaacatgtgtgtgcgtgcgtgtgtgtgtgcgtgtgtgtgttcagctgtgtcttttGCATCTCTGTCTGCATTAAGGCCAGAAGAAGCGCGTCCGTTGACCGACCTCTGCTGTGAAGAGCGCAGGATCCTGGTCAGAGACACGTAGTTGCCCTCCGCTGTGCCTCTTCCTATAGTGGGCACCGATGAGCGGCACGCTACATACAGAGCACACGCCAGCCAGTGCAGTTCACTgccctgtcacacacacacacacacacacacacacacacacacacacacacacacaaacagaagatATAACACAATGGCTTCAGACAGAATTAGCCTGAACCATAAAGTAATATTCTCAGAATGCTGCAGAAAGGTTTTTGAGATCGCATCGGTATTAATGTACCACGAAAATCAAATCTTCGGATAGCTAAAGGAGACACTGGCATCttgctaaaaaactaaaaacatgcagttaatcctttttttaaaaaaaggaaatgaaatagcgtaataaaacagttattgaaTAATTGCTGACGAATGTGGCCATTTgtgctaataaaataattcagatGTGCAATAATTAACATAAGCAACTGTAATGTAATCACGCTTCTTTTTAACAACTGTATCTGTTTACAAGTTGGGTTACACTATATTTTAAGGTGCCCTTGTTACAGAGTAATAACGCATTTAAGTGCTTTATTACACGTACTTACTGTAGGCTTGGGGTTTCTTGCATGTAGTTACGCGTAATTAACCGTAATAATGAAATTAAGAACGCGCAGCACGTGACAAGGAcacgtttaaaaataaaacgttaccttaatttgtatttgaattatgtaatttaacCGGATGCTTCCAAACGCTGCTTATTAGCGCTACCGCGTACCGTGCTTTATGCAACATGGCATTAGACAGAAAATCGtgcttttttatcatttactgtAAGAGCAGCGTACAGCAGGCTACATGTTTTTCTGCACAAGCACAAAACGACTGCGGCGCAGATGTActgaaatactaaaaaaaacgcCATTTGAGAACAACAGCTTGCTCTGTGCATTATTATAATCGTTCGGCTGCAAAGCTGTTCATTCAGATAAAGCCGCTGATGATGTCACACGCAATACGTAACGTgcgcataaacacattttaacgtTCGCCACGTACTTTATTcgtcaaaacataaaaataacatactaGCATGTCGATTCACATGGATATTATTCCGTGCATGCGTATGTTTATGAAACGCGCGCACCGGGGTCTGTGTTTCGAGCTTTCGCTTTACCTCCAGAGTGTAATTTTTGCTGATATTTTCATAACTCCTCCACGCTCCGTTACTCGACTCCTCATCCATATTCAGAGCTCGACACAGGTCTTCAAACGCATGTCTAGTTTTCACCAGCGTATCTTCTTCCTCGCTCATTTCTGCGGCTCCTCTCGCGTATCCGTGTAAATGTGCGGGCTACGTGTGTTTGCCTGCACCGCGGGAGGCGCGGAGAAGCAAACCGCTGCGAAGTGAACGGCGGCGAAACGAGAATGAAGTTATTTCATGACAGCGAGAGCGACTGTACAGTTCTGCACGGTGTAGCCATTTAAATGTCCTTTGACTGACAGCTCGCTTCTGCCGTGTTTGAGTTACGCCGAGCGCGCGCCGACGCGGACGCGATGGGAACGTACGTCGCGTTTCTGACGTAAGTATGAAAGCGAATGCGGATCTGTGCGTAGGGCCTGTCACACGGAAGTGGAGGTCCCGCCCACTTTCTGACTTCAATATGCCATTTCCCCTTGACTTAACTCgtaaattactgttttttttagagaatAAACCTGCCAGCCTGCATcgcattttaataacattttaatacaggTCAAAGAGTAAATCAGACTTTTGCTGTGTTAAATTTGGTTCAGTACTCCGTTTTCTTAACTGTATTACATTGTTATTCCCCATAGTGCGCCTATTCCATGTAAGATTTGTTCATGCATTCAGATTTTTACTTAATGGAATATGTGATATGTTAATGGCGAATGGTTACTTTATACAAGAATTTCAATGAAAACTCAACAGATGTTTTTGAGAACACTTCATTCTAGGCACTCGAAGACTTCACGCCATATAAACTTCATTTCCCGATAAGCCAGCCGCCGGAAATGTCGTTGGAGCGGAAGTGGGTGAGTTGTTTGTTAGCAACTGTCGCTGTGGTCTCCGTGTGATGCTTATACATCGGTGAGATCATGTTTgggttaaaatatttatgtcttGTGAAGCTCTAAAGTACGCGGTGCGCTTATaacattgtttttctgtgttttataggAAACTTAAATTTGCTAAAATACTGCATTTCCGTTACAAATGACTTAACGTGATAGAAAACATGTATCAGATCGTTCCGATGCAAGTATGAAGTACACAAGTATCAGATAGTACTTTGATATATAACATACTAAATGTTTACCATATTCGTATGTggtaatatttacattcatgtcATAATACATGTCCGAGGTGAATATGGATACCGTTGCGTTATTTAGTGtgtaaaattaagttttaataacataatatactataattcatatttttacgtGCATTTGCTGATTGATTTCAGTCTGAATGATGTTTGCTCGTGCCGATGAGACAGCTGGAGATTTTCCTGTGAAAGACATCACCGTCAACCCAAATGGAGCAGGCACATTGCCTGGTcagtattaaagtattattataacTGATAATAACTGCTTTAGTTAATGGCAGGTGAATAATCCTGTTTGAAACTAATTTCAGAGGCCCTGCTGTCTCAGAATGTCAGAGAGAGGCAGAATGTGTCCAAGTTCAGCAGGGAGGAGCTGGAGGACAAATTTCTACGGCTGCAGGAAGAAAACCTCACACTTAAGCAACATACATGCAAACAAGAAGACAAGATCCGCAGGTTCGATCGGTCGTTAGATCGCAAACGCGCAGATGATCTgtattcttttcaaaaatggaTGCGGTGCAGTGAATGGCCAGACGTCTTCGGTGTTTCAGGATGGCCACCAAGCTGATCCGTCTGGTGAAGGACCGTAAGCAGAGCGAGGGCGGGCGAGATGTTGAGATGGAGGAGGTGATGGAGGAGCTGCAGGAGAAGGTTCAGGAGCTGGAGAAACAGAACGAAGGGCTCAGACGGCGTCTGTTGGCAGCCAAACAGCAGCTTCAGGTTCAGAACCGCCGGCACGCTCCCTACGGCCACGTCCAGCCCCGCATCAACTCCGGCCTGCGCAGACTCCGAGACGTCGTGCCCATCACAGCCTCACGACCTCACACTCCCAGAGCAGGTACACCTCTTCTGATCTGTTCTGAGTGTATCCTGTCATACTCTTTTCAGTGTTAAATTCTACTCTGTTCAacgtctgttttgttttctattctagTTTAGTCTAGTGTCTAAATTCTTTTTGTTTGGACTCTATACTCATCTGTTATCTCTATActattctgttcttttttcttttctattctattctattctttttatttttaaattctcttCTATTCTGCGCTACTATGCAAATTCTGTTCTCTATTCTTGTAATCTTTTTGTTCCGTTTTCTTTTCTATTCTGCAAATATTCTGTTCTATTGCAATTTCACACTGTTGCCTTCTGcaatttctattctattctgaaTGTTTCCTATGCcgcattttgttgttttactgtaCGTTGTTACATTCTATTCCATTCTATACTAtgatatgaaaaatgtttattttattctgcaatTTTACTATTCCTcactatattttcatttataatttatgcaCTATTCTGTTCAGTTATATTATGTAATCGATTTTGCATtacgttgttttattttaaattctattctattctatgctaGTATCTAAATTCTGTctgtaatctttttttgttctattttcttttctg contains:
- the rbl2 gene encoding retinoblastoma-like protein 2 isoform X4, with the protein product MISDDLVNSYHLLLCALDLVYCNALLCSSRKDLLNPAFKGLPEDFNCKDYKPGPGSLCFIEKLCELHDGLVLEAKGAKEHFWKPFIKKLFERKVLKGKEDTLIGFLEPVNFGDSLASLNRVYEEHVLSSGSLDERIFLGEAAREDIGTPGPCLCEGIENQERLTNPLQNSMTASALKVSTPLTGRRYVPESSVGTPVSMAMQSVGRLHTLLTGFKYRPSMRLRDLFRSCVRDPSESIAARLKEMSEIFLQNYEGTGDDNKTLARDVAVKYFCLAEALYYKSLEVIINQEKKRLGDMDLSGILEQDIFHRSLIVCCLEIVIFSYRPPGEFPRVLQIFDLPAYHFYKVIEVLVRAEEGLFREVVKHLNHVEEQVLESLAWKGNSPLWESIREAKNCVPACQEVMPPQHLEDSSGSSTHTPKSEFSSNITGAGKAGVSPSPTSLHDRYSSPPTGTACRRLFVDGDSTSEPAQPVKVAQPSLVSPIPAGQTVVTMATATVTANNGQTVTIPVQGIANESGGITFIPVQVSVTGQSGAALPTLSAQALTGTLTAQQLTATPTGTVQNSPSPAKQDRKSPQQGTPTKRAQKTGSLCLFFRKVYHLASVRLRDLCAKLDISTDLRRKIWTCFEYSLVHCTDLMMDRHLDQLLMCAIYVMTKVTKEDKSFQNIMKCYRSQPQASSSVYRSVLISGRKRRHSNNENIHRQCSPTEGGQEQASGESSPVSMRSNSTLPIPQPSSAPSTPTRAPGGPQEQEEERGDLIRFYNHVYIKQIKPFALRYSSNSPKNRSEAPPLCPYPSLRIGSPRRVLLSHNHSIYISPHKTGSPISPRDKIFYYVSSSPSNRLREINSMIRTGETPTKKRSIALEEEQQSPAKRLCQENQTALLRRLQDVANDRSSSH
- the rbl2 gene encoding retinoblastoma-like protein 2 isoform X3; the protein is MKKWQDMANLPKEFQQSTEKLERNFTVTSVIFKKYVPLFKDIFKAPTDELPRTHRGRKQRRHPCTVTEVFNFCWILFIHAKGNFPMISDDLVNSYHLLLCALDLVYCNALLCSSRKDLLNPAFKGLPEDFNCKDYKPGPGSLCFIEKLCELHDGLVLEAKGAKEHFWKPFIKKLFERKVLKGKEDTLIGFLEPVNFGDSLASLNRVYEEHVLSSGSLDERIFLGEAAREDIGTPGPCLCEGIENQERLTNPLQNSMTASALKVSTPLTGRRYVPESSVGTPVSMAMQSVGRLHTLLTGFKYRPSMRLRDLFRSCVRDPSESIAARLKEMSEIFLQNYEGTGDDNKTLARDVAVKYFCLAEALYYKSLEVIINQEKKRLGDMDLSGILEQDIFHRSLIVCCLEIVIFSYRPPGEFPRVLQIFDLPAYHFYKVIEVLVRAEEGLFREVVKHLNHVEEQVLESLAWKGNSPLWESIREAKNCVPACQEVMPPQHLEDSSGSSTHTPKSEFSSNITGAGKAGVSPSPTSLHDRYSSPPTGTACRRLFVDGDSTSEPAQPVKVAQPSLVSPIPAGQTVVTMATATVTANNGQTVTIPVQGIANESGGITFIPVQVSVTGQSGAALPTLSAQALTGTLTAQQLTATPTGTVQNSPSPAKQDRKSPQQGTPTKRAQKTGSLCLFFRKVYHLASVRLRDLCAKLDISTDLRRKIWTCFEYSLVHCTDLMMDRHLDQLLMCAIYVMTKVTKEDKSFQNIMKCYRSQPQASSSVYRSVLISGRKRRHSNNENIHRQCSPTEGGQEQASGESSPVSMRSNSTLPIPQPSSAPSTPTRAPGGPQEQEEERGDLIRFYNHVYIKQIKPFALRYSSNSPKNRSEAPPLCPYPSLRIGSPRRVLLSHNHSIYISPHKTGSPISPRDKIFYYVSSSPSNRLREINSMIRTGETPTKKRSIALEEEQQSPAKRLCQENQTALLRRLQDVANDRSSSH